A DNA window from Streptomyces parvus contains the following coding sequences:
- a CDS encoding MupA/Atu3671 family FMN-dependent luciferase-like monooxygenase codes for MSAGMPAPADAAAGAAEAVARAAELSRALTVQLAAARAQAGGQVAEQVPAEGDPRPAPERTHGPRLVVDAAGGMAGAGADEVQRAHTASLIRRFTERTRTSKELAQRHRPVLADSRAVVGFRDATKEMLYPLAARSAHGSRLVDVDGNAYTDITMGFGALLLGHEAEPVTEAVRRHLADGLRFGPRSPDTGEAAALLASLTGMERVAFASSGTEANSAAIRLARAATGRDKVVMFRGSYHGHIDSVLGRPGGPGQHTVPVSRGIPDSAVAELIVLEYGEQESLETIDALGETVAAVLVEPVQCRNPGLRPVEFIRALRELTARRGIVLLFDEMLTGLRPHQRGAQAHFGVVPDMATYGKALGGGFPIGAVAGRADLLDGVDGGFWRYGEPGGPARETAFIGGTHMQHPLSMAAARAVLTHLTEQGPGLQSGLNARTQALADRLNTFFRDEEFPLELAHFGSMFRFRHRADLELLYHHLQLRGVYVWEWRSFYLSTAHTKEDVNRVAEAVEGSLRELRDGGFFPRSAPRPVAVKPVGVPRPAPDFGVYFFGDHPEAEEAAEAGGTDRTGRARAPEAYDALFETVRFADEHGFSSVWLPERHFDSFGGLFPNPAVLASAVARETERVRINAGSVVLPLHDPVRVAEEWSVVDNLSGGRVGIGCATGWHARDFALHPDRFADRRRVAFDHLDEVRRLWRGEAVRRRTGEGAEAEIRIRPRPVQEEPPFFLATSGQRASYEEAARRGLGVVTNLMSQTVDELAANIAHYRRSRAACGLAPDAGRVTVLVHTYLGDDHATARADALEPMVRYLRSSLLMRSAATAAGQRREDVAAASEEDLDYLFRRAYDRYCDQRALIGTPDSVAPFVAALHGAGVDEIAALVDFGMDRERLRSGLERLDVLRRRTRERAEEAAAEPANRPARETVAPATSAQRRLWLAAQLLENPAAYNETQAVRLRGPLDVPALRAAVDGLVERHPGLRTVFRGEDEAGVVQVVRDGLRIPLAVSDARGQDPDEAIEALLSEESHRAYDLAGGPLFTPRLLRLAEDDHVLVLGMHHIVTDAHSAALVAGDLRELYTAARAGRPPVFARSAGTTVGAPEPPHDPADLAWWRGLLGEKPPVLSVPTDRPRGRRVAGHGGAVARTLGRERADRLREWSGQQGVTLFATLCTAWQLVLRRRSGQDAFLLGTTFGRRRPSMADTVGFHVALLPLSLSATDSTPLPEAVRATGRALFAAEEHSGVDLDALVAAVHPDPGNPRPLVTVSVDLDRAALAGIDLPGLRADGVAAGTESAPLELALMATRCPDGSLRLRLRYDADLFDAATATGYLAELEEQLEAVTAAPREEPAPGEEAVPREKHSPHEPAARRGKPSPDAALLREIWDSVLDARGFPDDSNFFDLGGNSIAAIRLVNRVRDTLGVDYPLVDFFAEATLRAMTAQLVTGDGPTAAAEDSAADADAAEDTAVVDRAPVSDQQARMIAGHHAMPDPAVWNIPTRITFTGALDPAALRSAVSEVIARHDALRTRFVQEDAPDGPWWQEVVAAGPVALPVEDLTALPAGERRPRADALCRADAAAPFEPGRPLLPRLRLLRVEEDRWELMFVLHHVCADGWSLSLLLAEIAALYTAAAAGVPHGLPDPAMQAPGYARWQREHHDPGAEEERAAFCARYLDGVPSAVPVPTDRPRPQKLSGHGDTVRGVASGGLRAAVERLAADRHTTPFAVAAAALGVFLTRLSGEEDTLLSVPYANREGTASESLVAMTSTAVMVRVRLDSANLGETCAELAVRTGAGALGAMAHVLPTARIMQAMRDAGAVSVPDRVPHVLAFQNSVDTDIEIPGLRVEVADLAPPLSRSELCFGLAPRRDAAKGYRTFLEFSTDLWDHTTAHDLLASYTDLLAEFCARPDRPVRELLGERPSRGPSGQGSGGSAQGASAGPDQPGGPSPSQSLPNTGKADAV; via the coding sequence ATGAGCGCGGGGATGCCCGCGCCCGCCGACGCCGCAGCCGGGGCCGCCGAGGCCGTGGCCCGGGCGGCGGAGCTGTCGCGGGCTCTCACCGTCCAGCTCGCGGCTGCCCGCGCGCAGGCCGGGGGGCAGGTCGCGGAGCAGGTCCCGGCGGAGGGGGATCCGCGGCCCGCCCCGGAGAGGACGCACGGCCCCCGGCTCGTCGTGGACGCGGCGGGCGGGATGGCCGGGGCGGGGGCCGACGAGGTCCAGCGGGCGCACACCGCTTCGCTGATCCGGCGGTTCACGGAGCGCACCCGCACCTCCAAGGAGCTGGCCCAGCGGCACCGTCCGGTGCTGGCCGACAGCCGGGCCGTCGTGGGGTTCCGGGACGCCACCAAGGAGATGCTGTACCCGCTCGCGGCCCGCTCGGCGCACGGCTCCCGGCTGGTCGACGTGGACGGCAACGCGTACACCGACATCACCATGGGATTCGGCGCACTGCTGCTGGGACACGAGGCGGAGCCGGTCACCGAGGCCGTGCGCCGCCACCTGGCCGACGGACTGCGCTTCGGTCCCCGCTCCCCCGACACCGGGGAGGCGGCGGCCCTGCTGGCCTCGCTGACCGGCATGGAGCGGGTCGCGTTCGCCTCGTCCGGTACGGAGGCGAACTCGGCGGCGATCCGGCTGGCCCGGGCCGCGACCGGGCGCGACAAGGTCGTCATGTTCCGGGGCTCGTACCACGGACACATCGACTCCGTCCTCGGCCGCCCGGGCGGCCCGGGGCAGCACACGGTCCCCGTCTCCCGGGGCATCCCGGACAGTGCGGTGGCGGAGCTGATCGTGCTGGAGTACGGGGAGCAGGAGTCCCTGGAGACGATCGACGCCCTCGGGGAGACGGTCGCGGCCGTGCTCGTCGAGCCCGTGCAGTGCCGCAACCCGGGCCTGCGGCCGGTGGAGTTCATAAGGGCGCTGCGCGAACTCACCGCGCGGCGGGGCATCGTGCTGCTCTTCGACGAGATGCTGACCGGGCTGCGGCCCCACCAGCGCGGCGCGCAGGCGCACTTCGGGGTGGTGCCGGACATGGCCACGTACGGCAAGGCGCTCGGCGGCGGCTTCCCGATCGGCGCGGTCGCGGGGCGGGCGGACCTGCTCGACGGGGTGGACGGCGGGTTCTGGCGGTACGGGGAGCCAGGCGGGCCCGCGCGCGAGACCGCGTTCATCGGCGGTACGCACATGCAGCACCCGCTGTCGATGGCGGCGGCCCGTGCGGTGCTCACGCACCTCACCGAGCAGGGACCCGGGCTCCAGAGCGGGCTGAACGCCCGCACGCAGGCGCTCGCGGACCGGCTCAACACCTTCTTCCGCGACGAGGAGTTCCCGCTGGAGCTGGCCCACTTCGGGTCGATGTTCCGGTTCAGGCACCGCGCCGACCTGGAGTTGCTCTACCACCATCTCCAACTGCGCGGTGTGTACGTATGGGAGTGGCGCAGCTTCTACCTCTCCACCGCCCACACGAAGGAGGACGTGAACCGGGTCGCGGAGGCGGTGGAGGGGTCGCTGCGCGAGCTGCGGGACGGCGGGTTCTTTCCCCGGTCCGCTCCCCGCCCGGTGGCCGTGAAGCCGGTCGGCGTCCCGCGTCCCGCGCCCGACTTCGGCGTCTACTTCTTCGGCGACCACCCGGAGGCGGAGGAAGCCGCCGAGGCCGGCGGGACCGATCGCACCGGCCGGGCCCGCGCTCCTGAGGCGTACGACGCGCTCTTCGAGACCGTGCGCTTCGCCGACGAGCACGGCTTCTCCTCCGTCTGGCTGCCCGAGCGGCACTTCGACTCCTTCGGCGGACTCTTCCCGAACCCCGCCGTGCTCGCCTCCGCCGTGGCCCGGGAGACCGAGCGCGTCCGGATCAACGCGGGCTCGGTGGTCCTGCCGCTGCACGATCCGGTGCGGGTCGCCGAGGAGTGGTCGGTGGTCGACAACCTCTCCGGCGGCCGGGTCGGCATCGGCTGCGCCACCGGCTGGCACGCCCGGGACTTCGCCCTGCACCCGGACCGGTTCGCGGACCGGCGGCGGGTCGCCTTCGACCACCTGGACGAGGTGCGGCGGCTGTGGCGCGGGGAGGCGGTGCGGCGGCGCACGGGCGAGGGCGCGGAGGCGGAGATCCGGATCCGGCCGCGTCCGGTGCAGGAGGAGCCGCCGTTCTTCCTGGCGACCTCCGGGCAGCGGGCCTCGTACGAGGAGGCGGCCCGGCGCGGTCTCGGGGTCGTCACCAACCTGATGAGCCAGACCGTGGACGAGCTGGCGGCGAACATCGCGCACTACCGGCGTTCGCGGGCGGCGTGCGGGCTCGCCCCGGACGCCGGGCGGGTGACGGTGCTGGTGCACACGTATCTGGGCGACGACCACGCCACCGCCCGGGCGGACGCGCTGGAGCCGATGGTGCGCTATCTGCGGTCCTCGCTGCTGATGCGCTCGGCGGCGACGGCGGCCGGGCAGCGGCGCGAGGACGTGGCGGCGGCGAGCGAGGAGGACCTGGACTACCTGTTCCGCCGGGCCTACGACCGCTACTGCGACCAGCGGGCCCTGATCGGTACGCCGGACAGCGTCGCCCCGTTCGTGGCCGCCCTGCACGGGGCCGGGGTGGACGAGATCGCCGCGCTGGTCGACTTCGGGATGGACCGGGAGCGACTGCGGTCGGGGCTGGAGCGGCTGGACGTCCTGCGCCGCCGGACGCGGGAGCGGGCCGAGGAGGCGGCGGCGGAGCCCGCGAACCGCCCCGCACGGGAGACCGTCGCGCCCGCCACCTCCGCCCAGCGGCGGCTGTGGCTGGCCGCGCAGTTGCTGGAGAACCCGGCGGCGTACAACGAGACCCAGGCCGTACGGCTGCGCGGCCCGCTGGACGTGCCGGCGCTGCGGGCGGCGGTGGACGGGCTGGTCGAACGGCACCCGGGGCTGCGAACGGTGTTCCGGGGCGAGGACGAGGCGGGCGTCGTCCAGGTCGTCCGCGACGGGCTCCGCATCCCGTTGGCGGTGTCCGACGCGCGGGGGCAGGACCCGGACGAGGCGATCGAGGCGCTGCTCTCCGAGGAGAGCCACCGTGCCTACGACCTGGCCGGGGGGCCGCTGTTCACGCCCCGGCTGCTCCGGCTGGCCGAGGACGACCACGTGCTGGTCCTCGGTATGCACCACATCGTAACCGACGCGCACTCGGCCGCGCTGGTCGCCGGGGACCTCCGGGAGCTGTACACGGCGGCCCGCGCCGGGCGCCCGCCGGTCTTCGCACGGTCCGCCGGAACGACCGTCGGGGCCCCCGAGCCGCCGCACGACCCGGCCGACCTGGCCTGGTGGCGCGGGCTGCTGGGCGAGAAGCCCCCGGTGCTGTCCGTGCCGACGGACCGGCCGCGAGGGCGCCGGGTGGCGGGCCACGGAGGGGCGGTGGCCCGGACCCTGGGCCGGGAGCGGGCGGACCGGCTGCGGGAGTGGAGCGGGCAGCAGGGCGTGACGCTGTTCGCCACGCTGTGCACGGCCTGGCAGCTGGTGCTGCGGCGGCGGTCGGGGCAGGACGCGTTCCTGCTGGGCACGACGTTCGGGCGGCGGCGGCCTTCGATGGCGGACACGGTGGGCTTCCATGTGGCCCTGCTGCCGCTGTCGCTGTCCGCAACCGACTCCACCCCGCTGCCGGAGGCCGTACGGGCCACCGGCCGGGCGCTGTTCGCGGCGGAGGAGCACAGCGGGGTGGACCTGGACGCGCTGGTCGCCGCCGTCCACCCCGACCCGGGGAACCCGCGGCCGCTGGTGACGGTTTCGGTCGATCTGGACCGCGCGGCGCTGGCCGGAATCGACCTGCCCGGGCTGCGGGCGGACGGGGTGGCGGCCGGGACGGAATCGGCGCCGCTGGAGCTGGCGCTGATGGCCACCCGCTGCCCGGACGGGAGCCTGCGGCTGCGGCTGCGCTACGACGCGGACCTGTTCGACGCGGCGACGGCGACGGGGTATCTCGCCGAGCTGGAGGAGCAGTTGGAGGCGGTGACAGCCGCCCCGCGCGAGGAGCCCGCACCCGGCGAGGAGGCCGTCCCCCGCGAGAAGCACTCACCGCACGAGCCGGCCGCCCGGCGCGGGAAGCCCTCCCCGGACGCCGCCCTCCTCCGCGAGATCTGGGACTCCGTCCTCGATGCGCGCGGCTTCCCCGACGACAGCAACTTCTTCGACCTGGGCGGCAATTCGATCGCCGCGATCCGCCTCGTGAACCGGGTCCGGGACACCCTCGGCGTCGACTACCCGCTGGTGGACTTCTTCGCCGAGGCCACGCTGCGGGCCATGACCGCGCAGCTGGTGACCGGCGACGGGCCCACCGCAGCGGCGGAGGACAGCGCCGCCGACGCCGACGCCGCCGAGGACACCGCTGTCGTCGACCGCGCCCCGGTCAGCGACCAGCAGGCCCGCATGATCGCCGGGCACCACGCCATGCCCGACCCCGCCGTGTGGAACATCCCCACGCGGATCACGTTCACCGGGGCGCTGGATCCGGCGGCCCTGCGGTCCGCCGTCTCCGAGGTGATCGCCCGGCACGACGCGCTGCGCACCCGGTTCGTCCAGGAGGACGCGCCGGACGGGCCCTGGTGGCAGGAGGTCGTGGCGGCGGGGCCGGTGGCGTTGCCGGTGGAGGATCTGACGGCGCTGCCCGCCGGCGAGCGGCGGCCCCGGGCGGACGCCCTGTGCCGGGCGGACGCTGCGGCCCCCTTCGAGCCGGGGCGGCCCCTGCTGCCCCGGCTGCGGCTGCTGCGGGTGGAGGAGGACCGCTGGGAGCTGATGTTCGTCCTGCACCACGTGTGCGCCGACGGCTGGTCGCTGTCCCTGCTGCTCGCGGAGATCGCCGCGCTGTACACGGCGGCCGCCGCGGGCGTCCCGCACGGTCTGCCCGATCCGGCGATGCAGGCGCCGGGGTACGCCCGGTGGCAGCGGGAACACCACGATCCCGGGGCCGAGGAGGAGCGGGCCGCGTTCTGCGCCCGCTATCTGGACGGGGTGCCGTCCGCCGTCCCCGTACCGACGGACCGGCCGCGTCCGCAGAAGCTGAGCGGGCACGGGGACACGGTGCGCGGGGTCGCGTCGGGCGGCCTGCGGGCGGCGGTGGAGAGGCTCGCTGCCGACCGGCACACCACCCCCTTCGCCGTCGCCGCGGCCGCCCTCGGGGTGTTCCTGACCCGGCTGTCGGGCGAGGAGGACACCTTGCTGAGCGTGCCGTACGCCAACCGCGAGGGCACCGCGTCGGAGTCGCTCGTGGCGATGACGTCGACAGCGGTGATGGTCCGCGTACGGCTGGATTCAGCCAATCTTGGGGAGACGTGCGCGGAGCTCGCGGTGCGGACGGGGGCGGGGGCGCTCGGCGCCATGGCGCATGTGCTGCCCACGGCCCGCATCATGCAGGCGATGCGGGACGCGGGCGCTGTCAGCGTCCCCGACCGGGTGCCGCACGTCCTGGCCTTCCAGAACTCCGTCGACACGGACATCGAGATCCCCGGGCTGCGGGTCGAGGTGGCCGATCTGGCACCGCCGCTTTCCCGCAGCGAGCTGTGCTTCGGGCTTGCGCCGCGCCGGGACGCCGCGAAGGGTTATCGAACGTTCCTGGAATTCTCCACCGACCTGTGGGACCACACGACCGCCCACGACCTTCTCGCGTCGTACACCGACCTGCTCGCGGAGTTCTGCGCCCGGCCCGACCGGCCGGTGCGCGAACTCCTCGGGGAGCGCCCCTCGCGGGGGCCCTCGGGCCAAGGCTCCGGGGGCTCCGCCCAGGGCGCCAGCGCCGGGCCCGACCAGCCCGGCGGACCGTCACCCTCCCAGTCATTGCCGAACACCGGAAAGGCGGACGCCGTATGA
- a CDS encoding MFS transporter, whose amino-acid sequence MGSADGPTADEPDGGSRKTRDNAVSERRFRFLVAGYAVSSYGTFLNMVALNLFVYETTGRALAMGLFMAVRLASGFVAGLVVGGLLARFSAKSIMLWANVGQGAVMLVLILAPDSLVTGALTAVSVVIGACGTLFMVALRSSIPEMVGEDRRAWANSLSITGRSMAMVAGFASAGVVVSLVGYTAAFLLDMATFVVCAVTVALLPIAGGKGAGSAAGAFGAGKGGKEAKSGPRWRPVAFLALAAAPGLGLMVALRGVDAFGSSSHNAALPVYSASLDASNPAVFVSAFWCVWALGNIGAQQVIQRYTQRTGRTVGALGFGYGTVVMSAAFIAAFAGFPLAVTAVIALIAGGADGLTEVAYTSHLQTLPATLRGHAFGLSATFENLGFGVGMILVAAALDRFSPLAVVGWSHGAAIVVAVVFLLRVAALRRAEPAGPMGCGGGAGRAGLRKEEAVERRPDRGDRDGAEVSGG is encoded by the coding sequence ATCGGGAGTGCGGACGGGCCGACGGCGGACGAGCCGGACGGCGGGTCTCGAAAGACCCGGGACAACGCGGTCTCCGAGCGCCGTTTTCGATTCCTGGTGGCCGGATACGCGGTGTCTTCCTACGGCACATTCCTGAATATGGTCGCGCTCAATCTCTTCGTCTACGAGACGACGGGCAGGGCGTTGGCCATGGGGCTGTTCATGGCGGTGCGGCTGGCCTCCGGATTCGTCGCCGGACTGGTCGTCGGCGGGCTGCTCGCCCGTTTCAGCGCGAAAAGCATCATGCTGTGGGCGAATGTCGGTCAGGGCGCCGTGATGCTGGTGCTCATCCTGGCCCCTGACTCCCTGGTGACCGGGGCGCTGACGGCCGTCTCGGTGGTGATCGGGGCGTGCGGGACGCTGTTCATGGTCGCCTTGCGCAGCTCCATCCCGGAGATGGTCGGGGAGGACCGCAGGGCCTGGGCCAACTCCCTCTCGATCACCGGCCGTTCGATGGCCATGGTGGCGGGGTTCGCCTCGGCGGGCGTGGTGGTCTCCCTCGTGGGGTACACCGCCGCGTTCCTGCTCGACATGGCGACGTTCGTGGTCTGCGCGGTGACGGTGGCCCTGCTGCCGATCGCGGGCGGCAAGGGGGCGGGGAGCGCCGCCGGGGCCTTTGGCGCCGGGAAGGGCGGGAAGGAAGCGAAGAGCGGGCCGCGGTGGCGGCCGGTGGCCTTCCTGGCGCTCGCCGCCGCTCCCGGTCTGGGCCTGATGGTGGCCCTGCGCGGGGTCGACGCGTTCGGCTCGTCGTCCCACAACGCGGCGCTGCCGGTCTACTCCGCCTCGCTGGACGCATCGAACCCGGCGGTGTTCGTCAGCGCCTTCTGGTGTGTGTGGGCGCTCGGCAACATCGGTGCCCAGCAGGTGATCCAGCGGTACACCCAGCGCACCGGCCGGACCGTGGGAGCGCTCGGGTTCGGCTACGGCACGGTGGTGATGTCGGCGGCGTTCATCGCGGCGTTCGCCGGGTTCCCGCTGGCGGTCACGGCGGTGATCGCGCTGATCGCGGGGGGAGCGGACGGTCTCACCGAGGTCGCGTACACCTCGCACCTCCAGACACTTCCGGCCACGTTGCGCGGTCACGCCTTCGGGCTTTCGGCCACTTTCGAGAACCTCGGTTTCGGGGTCGGCATGATCCTGGTGGCGGCGGCCCTCGACCGGTTCTCCCCGCTGGCCGTGGTGGGCTGGTCCCACGGCGCCGCCATCGTCGTCGCCGTGGTGTTCCTGCTGCGGGTGGCGGCGCTGCGACGGGCCGAGCCCGCGGGCCCGATGGGGTGTGGGGGCGGGGCGGGGCGGGCGGGGCTGCGAAAGGAAGAAGCCGTTGAGAGACGACCGGATCGCGGTGATCGGGACGGCGCTGAGGTTTCCGGGGGCTGA
- a CDS encoding beta-ketoacyl synthase N-terminal-like domain-containing protein, which translates to MRDDRIAVIGTALRFPGADTPEAYWRDIRAGTSRVHRFTRAEFAAAGVPAAEYERPGFGGASAPLADVDGFDAGFFGMSGREAELTDPQQRLFLECCFHALEDGGYAGGEDRCAVGDGGSVRIGVYGSSGYRLYSLHSYLAHHLAAEADSGDWMTAKQVQVGNYTDFTATRAAFRLGLTGPALTVSTACSSALVSVHLACQALRAGDAELMLVGSAALHLPQVSGHVPVKGSTLSPTGTVRAFDADADGTVGGNGAAAVLLKPLARALADGDTVHAVILGSAVTNDGAAKRGFAAPGVAGQRDAVLGALRAADVDAASIGYVEAHGTGTLKGDPIEFAALTEAFRAYTDRTGFCALGSTKPAIGHLDSAAGLAGLIKAVEVLRHGIVPPLVNLARPNPALAVDDSPFLLPVRERGWPLAGVRRAGVHSIGMGGTNAHVILEQAPEAVPASAAPTAAPVPALLPLSAADGDALRACATALRDRLAGGDRPAPADLLTTTALGRRLLPHRLVVTAADPVAGLEAFLSGAPAGEAYTRGVAGGVGDPAPVLLFSGQGGGHPGMGAALAARFPVVAEVLESCARVYAEETGRDGFLDRIVGGQGPARWDTGFAQPALFALQIAQARLWERLGVTPARVAGHSVGAYAALCVAGALDTEDAMRLVCGRGRLMQERSAPGAMVSAFVPRARVRELLAAVPGLELAVVNGATHHVLGGPPEAVDAVRVLLAARGEAYEVLAVERAFHTALLDPALEEFRVLADKVEPRPLHTEFVDGIDGAVRPAGWRPDAAYLVAQARRTADFAAVLAELGPSPLLLELGPSAVLTGLVRRALPDAVCVPTRDWEGAVAALHCAGAGVDWAALLDGCGGRRVRLPTYPFQRRSHWRGPAPYVHPSPCPTEDRMTEQAVLDRVLELTARHLGHRPDEVFADRTFVGLGADSLQLIGMVRQLEAEFGTEISMREVLEEAGTPRLTAALIAGRKVPPVAAAPPSALLAPPAALTAPAAPEAAAVVAPSADEPRYATRAEVAALSEQIRQLAETQAAMLTQLSEAVALLTARTTGTDAR; encoded by the coding sequence TTGAGAGACGACCGGATCGCGGTGATCGGGACGGCGCTGAGGTTTCCGGGGGCTGACACCCCCGAGGCGTACTGGCGCGACATCCGGGCGGGCACGAGCCGCGTACACCGGTTCACCCGGGCCGAGTTCGCCGCGGCGGGGGTCCCGGCGGCGGAGTACGAGCGGCCGGGGTTCGGCGGGGCGAGCGCGCCTCTGGCGGACGTGGACGGTTTCGACGCCGGGTTCTTCGGGATGAGCGGACGGGAGGCTGAACTCACCGATCCGCAGCAGCGGCTGTTCCTGGAGTGCTGCTTCCACGCGCTGGAGGACGGGGGGTACGCGGGCGGCGAGGACCGTTGCGCGGTCGGCGACGGCGGCTCCGTACGGATCGGGGTGTACGGCAGTTCCGGCTACCGCCTGTACTCGCTGCACAGCTATCTGGCACACCACCTCGCGGCGGAGGCCGACTCGGGCGACTGGATGACCGCCAAGCAGGTCCAGGTCGGCAACTACACCGATTTCACTGCCACCCGGGCCGCCTTCCGGCTCGGTCTGACCGGGCCCGCGCTCACCGTGTCCACGGCCTGCTCCAGCGCCCTGGTCTCGGTGCATCTGGCCTGCCAGGCGCTGCGCGCCGGGGACGCGGAGCTGATGCTGGTGGGCTCGGCCGCCCTGCATCTTCCGCAGGTCAGCGGCCATGTCCCGGTGAAGGGCTCCACGCTCTCGCCCACCGGCACGGTCCGGGCGTTCGACGCGGACGCGGACGGCACGGTCGGCGGGAACGGGGCCGCGGCCGTCCTCCTGAAGCCGCTGGCGCGGGCGCTGGCCGACGGCGACACCGTGCACGCGGTGATCCTGGGCTCGGCGGTCACCAACGACGGCGCGGCCAAACGGGGGTTCGCCGCTCCCGGGGTCGCCGGGCAACGGGACGCGGTGCTCGGGGCGCTGCGGGCGGCGGACGTGGACGCGGCGTCGATCGGCTATGTGGAGGCGCACGGCACGGGCACGCTGAAGGGCGATCCGATCGAATTCGCCGCCCTGACCGAGGCGTTCCGCGCGTACACGGACCGGACCGGGTTCTGTGCGCTCGGCTCGACGAAGCCGGCCATCGGCCATCTGGACAGTGCGGCGGGGCTGGCGGGGCTGATCAAGGCCGTCGAGGTGCTGCGGCACGGGATCGTCCCGCCGCTGGTGAACCTCGCCCGGCCCAACCCGGCGCTGGCGGTGGACGACAGCCCCTTCCTCCTGCCGGTACGGGAGCGGGGCTGGCCGCTGGCGGGGGTGCGGCGAGCCGGTGTGCACTCCATCGGCATGGGCGGTACGAACGCTCACGTGATCCTGGAACAGGCGCCGGAGGCCGTACCCGCCTCCGCCGCACCGACGGCGGCTCCCGTGCCCGCGCTGCTGCCGCTGTCGGCCGCCGACGGGGACGCGCTGCGGGCCTGCGCCACAGCCCTGCGGGACCGTCTGGCGGGCGGGGATCGCCCCGCCCCCGCCGATCTGCTGACCACCACCGCGCTCGGGCGGCGGCTCCTGCCGCACCGGCTGGTGGTCACGGCCGCGGACCCGGTGGCCGGTCTGGAGGCGTTCCTGTCCGGGGCCCCGGCGGGCGAAGCGTACACGAGGGGGGTCGCCGGCGGCGTAGGGGATCCGGCGCCGGTCCTCCTGTTCAGCGGGCAGGGCGGCGGCCACCCGGGCATGGGCGCTGCACTCGCCGCGCGCTTCCCGGTGGTGGCCGAGGTACTGGAGTCCTGCGCCCGGGTGTACGCGGAGGAGACCGGCCGGGACGGCTTCCTGGACCGGATCGTCGGCGGGCAGGGTCCCGCACGGTGGGACACCGGGTTCGCGCAGCCCGCCCTCTTCGCCCTCCAGATCGCCCAGGCCCGGCTGTGGGAGCGGCTCGGGGTCACCCCCGCCCGGGTCGCCGGGCACAGCGTCGGCGCGTACGCGGCGCTCTGCGTGGCCGGGGCGCTGGACACCGAGGACGCGATGCGTCTGGTCTGCGGGCGCGGGCGGCTGATGCAGGAACGGTCCGCCCCGGGCGCGATGGTCTCCGCGTTCGTCCCCCGGGCCCGGGTGCGGGAGCTGCTGGCCGCCGTACCCGGTCTTGAGCTCGCCGTGGTCAACGGGGCCACGCACCATGTGCTGGGCGGCCCCCCGGAGGCGGTGGACGCGGTGCGGGTGCTGCTGGCGGCGCGCGGTGAGGCGTACGAAGTGCTCGCCGTGGAAAGGGCGTTCCACACGGCGCTGCTCGATCCGGCGCTGGAGGAGTTCCGGGTCCTGGCCGACAAGGTGGAACCGCGCCCGCTGCACACGGAGTTCGTCGACGGGATCGACGGCGCGGTCCGCCCCGCCGGGTGGCGGCCGGACGCCGCGTACCTGGTCGCGCAGGCCCGCCGTACAGCCGACTTCGCCGCCGTCCTGGCGGAGTTGGGGCCCTCGCCCCTGCTGCTGGAGCTGGGCCCGTCCGCCGTGCTGACGGGGCTGGTCCGCCGGGCGTTGCCGGACGCGGTCTGCGTACCGACCCGGGACTGGGAGGGGGCGGTGGCCGCGCTGCACTGCGCCGGGGCCGGGGTGGACTGGGCGGCGCTGCTCGACGGCTGCGGCGGCCGGCGCGTCCGGCTGCCCACGTACCCCTTCCAGCGGCGCTCCCACTGGCGGGGCCCCGCACCGTACGTTCACCCATCCCCATGCCCGACGGAGGACCGCATGACCGAACAGGCCGTACTGGACAGGGTGCTGGAGCTGACCGCGCGCCATCTCGGCCACCGGCCGGACGAGGTCTTTGCCGACCGCACGTTCGTCGGGCTCGGCGCCGACTCGCTCCAGCTCATCGGGATGGTGCGGCAGTTGGAGGCCGAGTTCGGCACGGAGATCAGCATGCGGGAGGTCCTGGAGGAGGCTGGCACCCCCCGGCTCACGGCCGCGCTGATAGCCGGGCGGAAGGTTCCCCCGGTGGCGGCGGCCCCGCCCTCGGCTCTCCTCGCTCCCCCGGCCGCCCTCACGGCCCCGGCAGCCCCGGAGGCCGCAGCGGTGGTGGCGCCGTCGGCCGACGAGCCCCGGTACGCCACCCGGGCCGAGGTCGCCGCCCTGTCCGAGCAGATACGTCAACTGGCCGAGACCCAGGCGGCGATGCTCACCCAGCTCTCCGAGGCCGTCGCCCTGCTGACCGCCCGCACCACCGGGACGGACGCGCGATGA